One Agrococcus jenensis genomic region harbors:
- a CDS encoding trypsin-like serine protease, with the protein MRRPLILAVITLGLGATFIAIPPAPPAVSADDIPAIQEAHFAVIDEIASWDARTPVSRIGTIEGDPVAGTIRIGWAGDVPSEVRAIARDARAQGIDVGFVAQESSEAELLEIAYDMAASMPVEGAFAIGIGQDTLSVEVPTASAAEAAGTEPIAVEGDVREVIDEAQDAAAAVGASVSVAQTDTVPANAAAVPLEAGAAIDPAAVAPIRTARTNDVAVLSGGMRVQTQFRSGAFVSCTSGFTGFYGHRPVIVTAAHCSDYADDRAVRNAAGTSIGRSDLVAELNDGELPFDLGVIAASYDARTLPRIYTGNTTTVDITGTQTTWPPSGYQLCSSGQVTGWKCDLTAGGAYVTCYGTPRGSECMHVQIVRSSGSSAFCLGDSGGPVVSRPTDAGARAVGVVSGIRGTGGTCAVEGLMAPVSQLGTVVYGLQLHTLP; encoded by the coding sequence TTGCGCCGCCCGCTCATCCTTGCCGTCATCACCCTTGGTCTCGGCGCCACCTTCATCGCCATCCCGCCCGCGCCCCCGGCGGTCTCCGCCGACGACATCCCTGCCATCCAGGAGGCGCACTTCGCGGTGATCGACGAGATCGCCTCGTGGGATGCGCGCACGCCCGTCTCGCGCATCGGCACGATCGAGGGCGACCCGGTCGCCGGCACCATCCGCATCGGCTGGGCCGGTGACGTGCCGAGCGAGGTGCGCGCCATCGCTCGCGACGCGCGCGCGCAGGGCATCGACGTCGGCTTCGTCGCGCAGGAGTCGAGCGAGGCGGAGCTGCTCGAGATCGCCTACGACATGGCAGCCTCCATGCCCGTCGAGGGCGCCTTCGCGATCGGCATCGGCCAGGACACGCTCTCGGTCGAGGTGCCCACCGCATCCGCGGCCGAGGCCGCCGGCACCGAGCCCATCGCGGTCGAGGGCGACGTCCGCGAGGTCATCGACGAGGCCCAGGATGCAGCAGCCGCGGTCGGCGCGTCGGTCTCCGTCGCGCAGACCGACACCGTGCCCGCCAACGCGGCCGCGGTGCCGCTCGAGGCCGGCGCCGCCATCGACCCGGCGGCGGTCGCCCCCATCCGCACGGCGCGCACGAACGACGTCGCCGTGCTGTCGGGCGGCATGCGCGTGCAGACGCAGTTCCGCAGCGGCGCGTTCGTCTCGTGCACCTCCGGCTTCACCGGGTTCTACGGCCACCGCCCCGTGATCGTCACGGCCGCGCACTGCAGCGACTACGCGGACGACCGCGCGGTGCGCAACGCCGCCGGCACATCGATCGGCCGCAGCGACCTGGTCGCCGAGCTGAACGACGGCGAGCTGCCGTTCGACCTCGGCGTCATCGCCGCGTCCTACGACGCGCGCACGCTCCCTCGCATCTACACCGGCAACACGACGACCGTCGACATCACGGGCACGCAGACCACCTGGCCGCCCTCGGGCTACCAGCTGTGCTCGTCGGGCCAGGTCACCGGCTGGAAGTGCGACCTGACCGCTGGTGGCGCCTACGTCACCTGCTACGGCACCCCGCGCGGGTCGGAGTGCATGCACGTGCAGATCGTGCGCTCGAGCGGCTCCTCGGCCTTCTGCCTCGGCGACTCCGGCGGCCCGGTCGTGAGCCGCCCGACGGATGCCGGCGCGCGCGCGGTGGGTGTCGTGTCGGGCATCCGCGGCACCGGCGGCACCTGCGCCGTCGAGGGGCTCATGGCGCCCGTCTCGCAGCTCGGCACGGTCGTCTACGGGCTGCAGCTGCACACGCTGCCGTAG
- a CDS encoding DUF4349 domain-containing protein, translated as MTRRLLSMAGIVAVGAVLLTGCGAMGASPSPVVGAPAQEGGGQDGGMPDLGGSPAEEPSVGIPGAGEDLGGVAGDEDRSVIISGTLSMRVGDPIATADAVSDAAVARGGAIDRRSEGASTDFEPAWATLTVRVPAAEVETMLTALRELGEVTRVDMGEEQVTAQVRDLEVRVNAARTSVDRLTQLLTTAADTETLLEVEAQLTERTSELEQLRSQQRALEDLVAMSTIGVDIRSTTVEGPTGTPSFWDGLVAGWGAFLAWGAAALFALGQAVPTLIVLAVLGLVAWLIVRRVLRRRPQRATVTGPTVENPATPAPVE; from the coding sequence ATGACCCGCAGACTCCTGTCCATGGCCGGCATCGTCGCCGTCGGCGCCGTGCTCCTCACCGGCTGCGGCGCCATGGGCGCCTCGCCGTCGCCGGTCGTCGGCGCGCCCGCCCAGGAGGGCGGCGGCCAGGACGGCGGCATGCCGGACCTCGGCGGCAGCCCGGCGGAGGAGCCGAGCGTCGGCATCCCCGGCGCCGGCGAGGACCTCGGTGGCGTCGCCGGCGACGAGGACCGCTCCGTCATCATCTCCGGCACCCTCAGCATGCGGGTCGGCGACCCGATCGCGACGGCGGACGCCGTCTCCGATGCGGCCGTCGCCCGCGGCGGCGCGATCGACCGCCGCTCCGAGGGCGCGTCGACCGACTTCGAGCCGGCATGGGCGACGCTCACGGTGCGCGTGCCGGCCGCGGAGGTCGAGACCATGCTCACGGCCCTCCGCGAGCTCGGCGAGGTGACCCGCGTCGACATGGGCGAGGAGCAGGTCACGGCGCAGGTGCGCGACCTCGAGGTGCGCGTGAACGCGGCCCGCACCTCCGTGGACCGGCTCACGCAGCTGCTGACCACGGCCGCCGACACCGAGACGCTGCTCGAGGTCGAGGCGCAGCTCACCGAGCGCACGAGCGAGCTCGAGCAGCTGCGCTCGCAGCAGCGCGCGCTCGAGGACCTCGTGGCCATGTCGACGATCGGCGTCGACATCCGCTCGACCACGGTCGAGGGGCCGACGGGCACGCCCAGCTTCTGGGACGGGCTCGTCGCCGGGTGGGGCGCGTTCCTGGCCTGGGGCGCCGCGGCGCTCTTCGCGCTCGGGCAGGCGGTGCCGACCCTCATCGTGCTCGCGGTGCTCGGCCTGGTCGCCTGGCTCATCGTCCGACGCGTGCTGCGGCGACGCCCGCAGCGAGCGACGGTCACCGGACCGACGGTCGAGAACCCGGCGACGCCCGCTCCGGTGGAGTGA